From Mauremys reevesii isolate NIE-2019 linkage group 10, ASM1616193v1, whole genome shotgun sequence, the proteins below share one genomic window:
- the SLC51B gene encoding organic solute transporter subunit beta, whose protein sequence is MVPTTMKSLWIILFLLMQGTRGFLIQNAQVKLCLQASTTDENLLLEDCNPTSKFQHWSWQDNSLINQGTRKCLSTDGANSVRSSPCESAAHANWECVNFTLHSVGSTHMYLTADKNKAALANTKSPSSRWRVSRGQSVCDQKPAKAEGGRYFAMPLTSTQMHDEVEGNPAPGMPMSQEQLQEMVWFFRTGDSSTWNYSILVLSLVVLFLGFLLLGINIMANRTRKITLMYEQAAETAKPAEPEAKPPFVDLKEDNNLNPLTQDLLPKGQRPGEVLVQWKDGNVTALYADKPEEDM, encoded by the exons ATGGTACCAACAACTATGAAGTCACTCTGGATAATCCTCTTTCTACTGATGCAAG GCACACGGGGTTTTCTCATTCAAAACGCTCAAGTCAAGCTGTGTTTACAAGCCAGCACGACAGATGAGAACTTGCTTTTAGAGGACTGTAATCCCACTTCCAAGTTCCAACACTGGTCTTGGCAAGACAATTCCTTGATCAATCAAGGCACCAGGAAATGTCTGTCTACAGATGGAGCCAACAGCGTGCGGTCAAGTCCCTGTGAAAGTGCAGCACATGCAAACTGGGAGTGTGTTAATTTCACGCTGCACTCAGTGGGCAGCACCCATATGTACCTGACTGCAGATAAGAATAAAGCTGCTCTGGCGAACACAAAAAGCCCAAGTTCCCGATGGCGAGTCAGTAGGGGGCAGAGCGTCTGTGATCAGAAGCCAG CAAAGGCAGAGGGCGGTAGATATTTCGCTATGCCTCTTACCAGCACACAAATGCATGACGAGGTAGAAGGCAATCCCGCTCCTGGAATGCCTATGTCTCAAGAACAACTACAGGAGATGGTGTGGTTTTTCCGGACTGGAGATT CATCCACGTGGAATTACTCCATTCTAGTCCTGTCCTTGGTGGTTCTGTTTCTGGGCTTCCTCCTTCTGGGAATAAATATCATGGCAAACAG AACTAGAAAGATTACCCTCATGTATGAACAAGCTGCCGAAACTGCCAAACCAGCTGAGCCGGAAGCCAAGCCACCCTTTGTGGATTTGAAGGAAGATAATAACTTGAATCCTTTAACACAAGATTTGCTGCCGAAAGGACAAAGACCAGGGGAGGTTTTGGTTCAGTGGAAGGATGGCAACGTGACAGCCCTGTATGCAGACAAGCCAGAGGAGGACATGTAA